The following are encoded in a window of Caldicellulosiruptor danielii genomic DNA:
- a CDS encoding S-layer homology domain-containing protein: MQIFRRMVAVIVIFAFLFSFILPVTSVQAAFKDIDKNFWAKSLIEKWSDTYQVVKGYSDGTFKPSQYISRAEFVKLLANVIGETSIDAGTNFKDVKKTDWYYSALNSLSRYISGYSDGTFRANKNITREEAAVICAKVFAVDQESNSKVLSTFKDENDISSWAKSYIASLVERGYIKGYPDNTFKPKRFITRAEALSILNNMVDLLLFKEGYYTSKEVKGNLIINKSGIKINSFSVEGNVIIAEGVGRGNVRIENSNINGSIIIRGGGDHSVTLNNVKAQKVQVDNIQATTRVTVSGSSEIEKVEVKESARIENFSKQPLKSVVINTSKSSGVVLTLVGNAENVEILSEKSQLNIVEGNINKVIVQKTADLKVEANARVQMLVVNSQDVKIDSSGNVDKLRVNAEKVYVNNKEISKGQTITIMNGKPELNAQKQASTQQTSTTATSQANANSSSSTEAGSQIVVGGVGSTISSGSVQTGGSSGSSSVSSGGSTGGTSTATVATVTVDRETVTVGQDNTINVTVKDAQGNPLAGKLVTIDGKSGYTNSNGVALISLNVSESKELIINVDGKNFSGLLYAIKPTEGVIKLKLKTADNTYENQFSVKIVGQSLQFNQTYQVNTTELGIIVPVGNDYKILTWKYATEKGLIYALLSNVNVVNGINRIVVDTTTSEFVKATLNFSYENNALTDCEFSVTNAAYSNEFPTDDVKINLQDSKINVIANKGTYTIKISKEINGEKLYFVRTCQLNTSGATLQFAFTSLKKLTFTFNGLSNLTSVAESVYVKLNNQRYQLSDDLSVYLPKGTYTLDAVEIETFDDNNSHLKYTFAVDKNSSPLSIDLTLPDEEVTKQVDFNINENDSDLVVCNINDERITGLKAGSVGVLYENIKTCSGYNLEVVVDNAYPNFLGFEIPYGTNITLQDGTQLCSLSVLATKILENKVCATLFYVPNDIVDGNYTLMIQKDLGPLYEKLVLEKSYSFEINSNGDATGYAEKTSNVSEIVEKVSYKIDSTADDVMFISVPADLQIADYNQLCSDVFTNLMRNYPLALDYGVNDIIGIRFFTGSAEDVMMFIIPYIYEKQERIARRQAVLQKAQEIVQTVIDQTYNDYDKVLALHDYLVLNTRYDMESYLNQSGPFDIHTAYGALINGLAVCDGYAKAMYVLLNTTGIETIVVYGQAGDVASKIGHAWNMVKLDGDWYHLDATWDDRDSLGGVQIDYSYFNVTDDDISSDHWWERNLYPTCTAANYKYGNYYKAEIVPETVYYNLPNTVQIIVKNYKENPQPEKLVTVTYYDFTTQSDEVAFVGYTDQEGKVAFNITPTEFTAYKVYVTPRMEPKGYIDVVEKLKPVTLKFNLNGTTITQFGLVRNGMEVFNTNDGQIPVEMSVYFDNNITLFGEGFVVKRNLSFDDYNPEEVTIFNDVYYDASVQIHVYDGMAELVDASIYIIDKDTYKELFVGTTDKYGRLPLIITKGEYVAKIVYGNGDEDFKNYAYAKLNVLEDSQIEFDLSRFSTVQFIPHFTEGGLDLNDRLYIGFETSASYAQIATFIGKRREAKFAPGDYGYVWVFAHNPYYNDPRSLGYKPTERLVIRSEPQVLTYDLGIDESKIEIKGVYKFNQNTGEFEPTTLDSVYQGDILWLDIYIPTYSHYIVGETGIYMEWVYNNQPVISFIASDIIYPITAVIKTQDLTEQSVELFYPGFDTTKDTWALILAGVSGDMNSTLVINIPFVPYDRICTLQLPIKIYQPQNSLNSGSPRKLFIKMLQLKNNFRQINQIKK, encoded by the coding sequence ATGCAAATTTTTCGCAGAATGGTTGCTGTAATTGTAATTTTTGCTTTTCTGTTTAGTTTTATCTTACCCGTCACATCTGTTCAAGCTGCATTTAAAGATATAGATAAGAATTTCTGGGCAAAAAGCCTCATTGAAAAGTGGAGCGATACATACCAGGTTGTAAAGGGATATTCTGATGGGACTTTTAAACCTTCCCAGTACATAAGCAGAGCTGAGTTTGTTAAGCTTTTAGCTAATGTTATTGGAGAAACATCTATAGATGCTGGGACAAATTTTAAGGATGTTAAAAAGACAGATTGGTATTATTCAGCATTAAATTCACTCTCACGATACATCAGTGGTTATAGTGATGGAACATTTAGAGCTAACAAGAATATAACAAGAGAAGAAGCAGCAGTTATTTGCGCAAAAGTGTTTGCTGTTGACCAAGAAAGTAATAGCAAAGTGCTTTCAACTTTTAAAGATGAAAATGATATTTCCTCTTGGGCTAAAAGTTATATAGCTTCACTTGTTGAAAGGGGTTATATAAAAGGGTATCCTGACAATACTTTTAAACCAAAGAGGTTTATTACTCGTGCAGAAGCTTTAAGTATTTTGAATAATATGGTAGACTTGCTATTGTTTAAAGAAGGATATTATACTTCTAAGGAAGTAAAAGGAAATCTTATTATTAACAAATCAGGTATAAAAATCAATAGTTTTTCAGTAGAGGGAAATGTAATTATTGCAGAGGGTGTAGGTAGAGGAAATGTAAGAATTGAAAACTCCAATATTAATGGTAGTATTATAATTCGTGGTGGTGGTGATCACAGTGTAACTTTGAACAATGTAAAAGCACAAAAAGTGCAAGTGGATAATATTCAGGCAACAACAAGAGTTACAGTTTCAGGAAGTTCTGAAATTGAAAAAGTAGAAGTGAAAGAGAGCGCAAGAATAGAAAACTTCTCCAAGCAACCACTAAAAAGCGTTGTTATTAACACTTCAAAATCTTCAGGTGTTGTTTTAACATTGGTAGGGAATGCTGAAAACGTTGAAATTCTTTCTGAAAAATCTCAGCTGAACATAGTTGAAGGAAATATTAATAAGGTAATAGTTCAAAAAACAGCAGATCTGAAAGTAGAAGCAAATGCAAGAGTGCAGATGCTTGTTGTAAATTCTCAAGATGTGAAAATTGATTCTTCAGGGAATGTTGACAAGCTTCGGGTAAATGCTGAGAAGGTGTATGTAAATAATAAAGAAATCTCAAAAGGTCAAACCATTACAATAATGAATGGGAAACCTGAACTGAATGCACAGAAACAAGCATCCACTCAGCAGACAAGCACCACAGCAACTTCACAAGCAAATGCAAATAGTTCATCTTCAACAGAGGCAGGCAGCCAGATAGTAGTTGGTGGTGTGGGCAGTACAATATCTTCAGGTTCTGTTCAAACAGGTGGTTCGTCTGGCTCAAGCAGCGTCTCTTCTGGAGGTTCAACAGGTGGAACAAGTACGGCTACTGTTGCCACAGTTACTGTTGACAGGGAAACAGTTACAGTAGGTCAGGACAATACCATCAATGTTACAGTGAAAGATGCGCAGGGCAATCCTCTTGCTGGCAAATTGGTAACGATAGATGGCAAAAGTGGGTATACAAACTCAAACGGTGTTGCACTAATTTCACTTAATGTTTCTGAGAGCAAAGAACTAATTATAAATGTGGATGGGAAAAACTTTAGTGGTCTTTTGTATGCGATAAAGCCAACAGAAGGTGTTATAAAGCTTAAATTAAAGACAGCGGATAATACCTATGAAAACCAGTTCAGTGTAAAAATAGTTGGACAGTCCTTGCAGTTTAATCAAACTTATCAGGTGAATACCACTGAATTAGGTATCATTGTGCCAGTAGGAAATGATTACAAAATTTTGACGTGGAAATATGCCACAGAAAAAGGACTTATTTATGCGCTGCTCAGCAATGTAAATGTGGTAAACGGAATAAACAGAATTGTTGTTGACACAACTACATCAGAGTTTGTTAAAGCTACTTTAAACTTTTCTTACGAAAACAATGCTTTGACAGATTGTGAGTTTTCAGTAACAAATGCTGCTTATAGCAATGAGTTTCCAACAGATGATGTAAAAATAAATCTCCAAGACAGCAAGATAAATGTAATTGCAAATAAAGGAACGTATACAATTAAAATTTCAAAGGAGATAAATGGCGAAAAATTATATTTTGTAAGAACATGCCAGCTAAATACCTCAGGTGCTACTTTACAGTTTGCTTTTACCTCACTTAAAAAATTAACATTTACATTTAATGGATTGTCGAATTTAACTTCTGTTGCAGAGAGTGTGTATGTAAAGCTAAATAACCAAAGGTATCAATTATCTGATGATTTGAGTGTATATTTACCCAAAGGGACATATACCTTAGATGCAGTTGAGATAGAGACTTTTGATGATAATAATTCTCATTTAAAATACACTTTTGCTGTGGATAAAAATAGCTCACCTTTGTCAATTGATCTTACTTTACCCGACGAAGAAGTTACCAAACAGGTAGATTTTAATATAAACGAAAATGACAGTGACTTGGTTGTTTGTAATATAAATGATGAAAGAATAACCGGCTTAAAAGCAGGATCTGTTGGTGTTTTGTACGAAAATATAAAAACATGTAGTGGTTACAACTTAGAGGTTGTAGTAGATAATGCATATCCTAATTTCCTTGGATTTGAGATACCTTACGGTACAAACATAACATTACAGGATGGTACGCAGCTTTGCTCACTTAGCGTATTGGCAACAAAAATATTAGAAAATAAAGTTTGCGCAACCTTATTCTATGTACCAAATGATATTGTAGATGGCAACTATACTTTAATGATTCAAAAAGATTTAGGCCCACTTTATGAAAAACTTGTTTTAGAAAAAAGTTATTCTTTTGAAATTAACTCAAATGGTGATGCTACAGGGTATGCAGAGAAGACTTCTAATGTATCAGAAATAGTTGAAAAGGTTTCGTATAAAATCGATTCAACTGCGGATGATGTAATGTTTATAAGTGTGCCTGCAGACCTACAAATAGCTGACTATAACCAGTTGTGTTCAGATGTATTTACTAATTTAATGAGAAATTACCCACTTGCACTGGATTACGGAGTAAATGACATAATAGGTATAAGATTTTTCACAGGCAGTGCTGAAGATGTTATGATGTTTATAATTCCTTATATTTATGAAAAACAAGAAAGAATTGCAAGAAGACAAGCAGTTTTGCAAAAGGCTCAAGAGATAGTTCAAACAGTAATAGACCAGACATATAATGACTATGACAAAGTTCTGGCATTGCATGATTATTTAGTACTTAATACAAGGTATGATATGGAAAGCTACCTTAACCAAAGTGGACCATTTGATATTCACACTGCATATGGAGCGCTGATAAATGGATTGGCAGTGTGCGACGGTTATGCAAAAGCAATGTATGTACTTTTGAACACTACAGGAATAGAGACAATTGTTGTATATGGCCAAGCAGGAGATGTGGCAAGCAAAATTGGGCATGCATGGAACATGGTAAAGCTTGATGGGGATTGGTACCATCTTGATGCAACGTGGGATGATAGAGATAGTCTTGGAGGAGTACAAATTGACTACAGCTACTTTAATGTAACAGATGATGATATCAGCTCTGACCACTGGTGGGAGAGAAACTTGTATCCAACATGCACAGCAGCTAACTATAAATATGGAAATTACTATAAGGCTGAAATAGTACCCGAAACTGTTTACTATAATTTACCAAACACTGTTCAGATAATTGTTAAAAATTATAAAGAAAATCCACAACCAGAAAAGCTTGTTACAGTAACCTACTATGACTTTACAACTCAGTCTGATGAAGTTGCATTTGTAGGATATACTGACCAAGAAGGAAAAGTTGCATTTAATATTACACCTACTGAGTTTACTGCATATAAAGTTTATGTGACACCAAGAATGGAACCAAAGGGATATATTGATGTTGTTGAAAAATTAAAGCCTGTCACATTAAAATTCAACTTAAATGGTACGACAATAACTCAATTTGGTTTAGTTAGAAATGGAATGGAAGTTTTCAATACTAATGATGGACAAATCCCTGTTGAGATGAGCGTATATTTTGATAACAATATAACCTTATTTGGCGAGGGTTTTGTAGTAAAAAGAAACTTGAGCTTTGATGATTATAATCCAGAAGAGGTTACTATTTTTAATGATGTATACTATGATGCATCAGTACAGATACATGTATATGATGGCATGGCTGAATTAGTAGATGCAAGCATTTATATTATCGACAAAGATACTTACAAGGAGTTATTTGTTGGAACTACTGATAAATATGGGAGGTTGCCTCTTATAATAACAAAAGGAGAATATGTTGCAAAGATTGTTTATGGAAATGGAGATGAAGATTTCAAAAACTATGCATACGCAAAATTAAATGTGTTAGAGGACTCTCAAATAGAGTTTGATTTATCAAGGTTCAGCACTGTTCAATTTATACCTCACTTTACTGAAGGCGGACTTGATTTAAATGACAGACTCTACATTGGATTTGAAACATCTGCATCTTATGCCCAGATTGCAACTTTTATAGGCAAAAGGCGTGAAGCAAAATTTGCACCAGGTGATTATGGCTATGTTTGGGTTTTTGCACACAATCCTTACTACAACGATCCAAGGTCATTGGGATATAAGCCAACAGAGAGACTTGTGATTCGGTCTGAACCCCAGGTTTTAACTTATGATCTTGGTATTGACGAAAGTAAAATTGAAATCAAGGGTGTCTACAAGTTCAATCAAAACACAGGGGAATTTGAGCCAACGACATTAGACAGTGTTTACCAAGGAGATATATTATGGCTGGATATATATATTCCAACCTACAGTCACTACATTGTAGGTGAAACCGGCATATATATGGAATGGGTATATAATAATCAACCGGTTATATCCTTTATAGCTTCAGATATTATTTATCCAATCACTGCTGTAATAAAAACACAAGATTTAACTGAACAAAGTGTTGAACTGTTCTACCCCGGTTTTGATACTACAAAAGATACATGGGCATTAATTTTGGCAGGCGTCAGTGGAGATATGAATTCTACCTTAGTCATAAATATACCTTTTGTACCATATGATAGAATTTGCACTTTGCAGTTACCAATTAAAATATATCAACCTCAAAATTCTTTAAATAGCGGTTCACCAAGAAAACTATTTATAAAGATGCTGCAGCTTAAAAATAATTTTAGGCAGATAAATCAAATAAAAAAGTAA
- a CDS encoding CTP synthase, with the protein MEKQVKYIFVTGGVVSGLGKGITAASIGRLLKARGLKVTMQKFDPYINVDPGTMSPYQHGEVFVTDDGAETDLDLGHYERFIDENLTKNSNVTTGKIYWSVIQRERRGDFLGGTVQVIPHITNEIKERIYRLGKSNSTDVVITEIGGTVGDIESLPFLEAIRQVATDIGKENVLYVHVTLVPYLSKSGELKTKPTQHSVKELRSIGIQPDIIVCRTEKPLSQDLKAKIALFCNLKPEYVIQNIDAESLYEVPLMLEKEGLGEIICEKLGFACTKPDLSDWIEIVEKEKNLKKNVTIALVGKYVELHDAYLSVAEALKHAGIANDSHVEILWINAEEVTYENAHDKLKRADGILVPGGFGDRGIEGKIAAIKYARENKIPFFGICLGMQCAVIEFARNVLGLDRANSTEFDEATPYPVIDIMPEQKDIFTKGGTMRLGLYPCKLEEGTLAHRIYNDELVYERHRHRYEFNNEFKERFKQAGMVFSGISPDRRLVEIIELKDHPWFVGVQFHPEFKSRPQRPHPIFTDFIRASLENRSKKEGV; encoded by the coding sequence ATGGAAAAACAGGTCAAATACATCTTTGTCACAGGCGGGGTTGTATCTGGGCTTGGCAAAGGGATCACAGCAGCGTCAATTGGAAGGCTTTTGAAAGCTCGGGGATTAAAAGTTACAATGCAGAAGTTCGACCCATATATAAACGTTGACCCAGGTACTATGAGCCCATATCAGCATGGTGAGGTCTTTGTCACAGACGATGGTGCAGAGACTGATCTTGACCTTGGTCACTATGAGAGGTTCATTGATGAAAACCTTACAAAAAACAGCAATGTCACAACAGGGAAAATTTACTGGTCTGTAATCCAAAGAGAGAGGCGTGGGGACTTTCTTGGCGGAACTGTTCAGGTAATACCCCATATTACAAATGAGATAAAAGAGAGAATCTACAGGCTTGGAAAGAGCAACTCAACAGATGTGGTTATAACAGAGATTGGCGGAACAGTGGGCGACATTGAAAGCCTTCCGTTTTTGGAGGCGATAAGGCAGGTTGCAACAGACATTGGAAAAGAAAATGTACTATATGTGCATGTGACGCTTGTGCCATATCTTTCAAAGTCAGGAGAACTGAAGACAAAACCCACACAGCACTCTGTAAAAGAACTGCGCTCAATTGGTATTCAGCCTGACATAATTGTCTGCAGGACCGAAAAACCACTTTCACAGGACCTCAAAGCCAAAATCGCGCTGTTTTGCAATTTAAAACCTGAATATGTCATTCAAAACATCGATGCAGAAAGCCTGTATGAGGTACCTCTCATGCTTGAAAAAGAGGGGCTTGGTGAGATTATATGCGAAAAGCTTGGATTTGCCTGCACAAAGCCTGACCTCTCTGACTGGATTGAGATAGTTGAAAAAGAAAAAAACCTCAAAAAGAATGTTACAATTGCCCTTGTTGGCAAGTATGTTGAGCTTCATGATGCATACCTTTCTGTTGCAGAGGCGCTAAAACATGCAGGGATTGCAAACGACAGCCATGTTGAAATCTTGTGGATAAACGCAGAAGAAGTTACTTATGAAAATGCACACGATAAACTCAAAAGAGCAGATGGCATTTTAGTTCCAGGCGGTTTTGGCGACAGGGGAATTGAAGGTAAGATTGCAGCTATAAAGTACGCAAGAGAGAATAAGATTCCGTTTTTTGGAATATGCTTGGGAATGCAGTGTGCTGTGATAGAGTTTGCAAGAAATGTTCTTGGCTTGGACAGAGCTAACTCAACAGAGTTTGATGAAGCAACACCGTATCCTGTGATTGACATCATGCCAGAGCAAAAGGACATATTCACAAAAGGCGGCACAATGCGCCTTGGACTTTACCCGTGCAAGCTTGAGGAAGGCACTCTTGCCCACCGAATTTACAACGATGAGCTTGTATATGAAAGGCACAGACACAGGTATGAGTTCAATAATGAATTCAAGGAAAGATTCAAGCAAGCTGGCATGGTATTTTCAGGAATATCGCCAGACAGAAGGCTTGTTGAGATAATAGAGCTAAAAGACCATCCATGGTTTGTGGGCGTACAATTTCATCCTGAGTTCAAATCACGACCACAAAGACCGCATCCAATATTTACTGATTTTATAAGAGCATCGCTTGAGAATAGAAGCAAGAAAGAGGGGGTGTGA
- a CDS encoding response regulator produces the protein MSKAHILVVDDEKPIVDIIKFNLEKEGYKVTASYDGEDALNRIKSENFDMVLLDVMLPKLDGFTVCKKVREFSDVPIIMITAKADEVDKVLGLELGADDYITKPFGIRELIARIRANLRRTAQSSMQDGKVLKAGALTLNPETFEVKKNGKVIELTVREYELLKFLMSQKGQVFSREELLEKVWDYEYYGDVRTVDVTVRRLREKVEDNPSEPTFILTKRGIGYYFNPNI, from the coding sequence ATGTCTAAAGCACATATCCTTGTTGTTGACGATGAAAAACCAATTGTTGATATTATAAAGTTCAATTTGGAAAAGGAAGGGTATAAGGTGACAGCATCGTATGACGGTGAGGATGCGTTAAACAGGATAAAAAGTGAAAACTTCGATATGGTTCTTTTGGATGTGATGCTTCCAAAACTCGATGGTTTTACAGTTTGCAAAAAAGTCAGAGAATTCTCAGATGTTCCAATTATAATGATAACAGCAAAGGCTGATGAAGTTGACAAAGTTTTGGGTTTGGAGCTTGGAGCAGACGATTACATAACAAAACCGTTTGGCATAAGAGAGCTTATTGCACGCATTAGGGCAAACTTAAGAAGGACAGCTCAAAGTTCTATGCAAGATGGCAAGGTGTTAAAAGCAGGAGCTTTGACATTGAACCCTGAGACGTTTGAGGTGAAGAAAAACGGCAAAGTTATTGAACTTACCGTAAGAGAATATGAGCTTTTGAAGTTTTTGATGTCACAGAAAGGTCAGGTGTTTTCAAGAGAAGAACTTTTGGAAAAGGTTTGGGACTATGAATACTATGGAGATGTTAGAACTGTGGACGTGACAGTCAGAAGACTGAGAGAGAAGGTTGAAGACAATCCGTCTGAACCAACTTTTATTCTGACAAAGAGGGGAATTGGCTACTACTTCAATCCGAACATATAA